In Amphiura filiformis chromosome 1, Afil_fr2py, whole genome shotgun sequence, the following are encoded in one genomic region:
- the LOC140146452 gene encoding solute carrier family 25 member 44-like, with amino-acid sequence MNDEKDRKNIRIIEWDDMDKRKFYAFGMVLSMTIRGMIYPTSLIKTRLQVQRQNAIYHGTWDAFKKITKYEGVRGLYKGFIINTFTIFSGQCYITTYELMHKGCGDLNNTAKSFIAGGCASFVAQSITVPIDIVSQHIMLEGQSLEERAGRRKVTLKDGLKIAKRIYHVDGWKGFYRGYWASLMTFMPNSALWWPIYHFYVERLASLLQGNLELSIPAIAIQAMAGPAAGATAATLTNPMDIVRTRLQVYGGNSILLTFSKLIEEEGAKGMTKGLTARLLNAMPSSLVIIVGYESLKRLSLRSELADSRQW; translated from the exons atgaatGATGAAAAGGATAGAAAAAACATCCGCATCATCGAATGGGATGATATGGATAAGAGAAAATTTTATGCTTTTGGTATGGTACTAAGTATGACAATACGTGGCATGATATATCCCACCAGTCTTATCAAAACACGTTTACAGGTACAGagacaaaatgctatctaccatGGAACTTGGGATGCCTTCAAGAAAATCACAAAGTATGAAGGGGTCCGTGGCTTGTATAAAGGGTTTATCATCAATACATTCACTATATTCTCAGGGCAATGCTATATTACCACATATGAATTAATGCATAAAGGATGTGGTGACTTAAACAACACAGCCAAGTCTTTCATCGCTGGTGGGTGTGCCTCATTTGTTGCACAGAGTATCACAGTACCTATAGACATTGTGTCACAACATATAATGCTGGAAGGTCAAAGCCTGGAGGAGCGAGCAGGAAGAAGGAAAGTCACTCTCAAGGATGGATTGAAGATTGCTAAGCGTATTTACCATGTGGATGGATGGAAGGGATTTTATAGAGGCTATTGGGCATCTTTAATGACATTTATGCCTAACAGTGCTCTGTGGTGGCCAATTTATCATTTTTATGTTG AGAGATTAGCCTCATTATTACAAGGTAATCTAGAGCTGTCAATTCCTGCAATTGCAATTCAAGCCATGGCAGGACCAGCAGCAGGTGCTACAGCAGCAACGTTAACCAATCCAATGGATATTGTCAGGACTAGATTACAG GTCTATGGAGGTAATTCCATACTGCTAACATTCAGCAAACTAATAGAAGAAGAAGGTGCCAAAGGAATGACCAAAGGTTTGACTGCTCGTCTTCTCAATGCCATGCCGTCCAGTCTTGTCATCATTGTAGGATATGAGTCACTCAAACGGCTAAGTCTACGGTCAGAATTAGCTGACTCCAGGCAGTGGTag